From one uncultured Bacteroides sp. genomic stretch:
- a CDS encoding glutamate synthase subunit beta, whose product MGDPKAFLKIERHEAGYRPIHERITDFGEVEQTLNTHDRKLQASRCMDCGIPFCHWACPVANKQPEWQDALYRGNWKEAYEILSSTCDFPEFTGRICPAPCEKSCVLKLSCDEPVTIRENEASIVEAAFREGLIVPVLPKRNGKKIAVIGAGPAGLTAANRLNRKGYLVTIFDKAEAPGGLLRFGIPNFKLNKNIIDRRMNILKAEGIKFEMGIEIDPQKLPAGFDAYCFCLGAETPRNLNIPGRELKGIHFALEILSQQNRILEGQTFPKDQLINAKGKKVLVIGGGDTGSDCIGTSVRQGATSVTQIEIMPQPPVGHNDATPWPQWPLVLKTSSSHEEGCLRRWSLTSNQFIGKNGKVTGVEVEEVEWIPAKDGGRSTMKPTGKTEIIEVDLVLLAMGFLKPEIPKFPENVFLAGDFVHGPSLVVKAMADAKVMVKKVDAFLSK is encoded by the coding sequence ATGGGAGATCCTAAAGCTTTTCTAAAGATAGAAAGACATGAAGCCGGCTACAGGCCAATTCATGAAAGAATAACGGATTTTGGTGAAGTAGAGCAGACGTTAAACACACATGATCGCAAACTTCAGGCTTCGCGGTGCATGGACTGTGGAATACCCTTCTGTCATTGGGCTTGCCCTGTGGCCAACAAGCAACCGGAATGGCAGGATGCATTATATAGAGGAAATTGGAAAGAGGCCTATGAAATTCTTTCTTCGACTTGTGACTTTCCTGAATTTACAGGAAGAATTTGTCCGGCTCCTTGCGAGAAGAGCTGTGTGTTGAAGTTATCATGTGACGAGCCTGTTACTATACGTGAGAATGAGGCTTCTATTGTGGAAGCCGCATTCCGCGAAGGGCTCATTGTCCCTGTTTTGCCCAAAAGGAACGGAAAAAAAATAGCAGTAATCGGAGCCGGTCCAGCCGGACTTACTGCTGCTAATAGGCTGAATCGCAAAGGGTATCTGGTTACTATCTTTGATAAAGCAGAAGCACCGGGAGGATTATTGCGTTTTGGCATTCCTAACTTTAAGCTGAATAAGAATATTATCGATCGCCGCATGAATATACTTAAGGCTGAAGGAATTAAGTTTGAAATGGGTATAGAAATAGATCCTCAAAAATTGCCGGCTGGCTTTGATGCTTATTGCTTTTGCTTAGGTGCTGAAACTCCCAGAAATTTGAATATACCGGGACGTGAATTGAAAGGTATCCATTTTGCACTTGAAATATTGAGTCAACAAAATCGCATTCTTGAAGGTCAAACATTCCCTAAAGATCAACTTATTAATGCCAAAGGAAAGAAAGTACTTGTGATTGGTGGTGGTGATACCGGATCTGATTGTATAGGAACAAGCGTACGTCAGGGAGCTACCAGTGTCACTCAAATAGAGATCATGCCACAGCCTCCTGTTGGACATAATGATGCCACTCCATGGCCGCAATGGCCATTAGTGCTAAAGACAAGCAGTAGCCATGAAGAAGGCTGTCTTCGTCGTTGGAGCCTAACATCTAATCAATTTATCGGTAAGAACGGAAAAGTAACAGGCGTTGAAGTAGAAGAAGTAGAATGGATACCAGCAAAAGACGGTGGACGCTCTACGATGAAACCAACCGGAAAAACTGAAATAATTGAAGTCGATCTGGTATTGCTGGCTATGGGATTCCTCAAACCGGAAATTCCCAAATTCCCTGAAAATGTTTTCTTAGCCGGAGATTTTGTACATGGCCCTAGCCTTGTGGTAAAAGCTATGGCTGATGCGAAAGTCATGGTTAAAAAAGTAGATGCTTTTTTAAGCAAATAA
- the gltB gene encoding glutamate synthase large subunit: MKEKELFNNATDTIPYQQQPEQRGLYSAANEHDACGVGMLVNIHGGKSHDLVESALKVLENMRHRGAEGADNKTGDGAGIMLQIPHEFILLQGIPVPEKGKYGTGLLFLPKDEKDQAGILSIIIEEIEKEGLTLMHLRNVPTNPVILGHDALASEPDIKQIFITGFADTNTAECKLYLIRKKIENKIEASSIATKKDFYVVSLSTRNIIYKGMLSSLQLRNYFPDLTNNYFTSGLALVHSRFSTNTFPTWSLAQPFRLLAHNGEINTIRGNRAWMEARESVLSSSKLGDIKDIHPIIQPGMSDSASLDNVLEFLIASGMSLPHAMAMLVPESFNDKNPISDELKAFYEYHSILMEPWDGPAALLFSDGRYAGGMLDRNGLRPARYLITHNDMMVVASEVGVMDFEPADIKEKGRLQPGKILLVDTEEGKIYYDDELKEVLAKAKPYRMWLASNRIELDELKSGRKVSHTVDNYDRMLRAFGYSKEDIEKIITPMSTTGAEPMASMGNDTPLAVLSDKPQLLYNYFRQQFAQVTNPPIDPIREELVMSLTEYIGAVGMNILTPSESHCKMVCINHPILSNTQLDILCNIRYKGFNTVKLTMLFEVAKGKNGLQESLTDLCKMAEDSVTEGVNYIVLTDRGIDATHAAIPSLLAVSAVHHHLISVGKRVQTALIVESGEIREVMHAALLLGFGASAINPYMAFAILDKLVNSKSIQLDYATAEKNYTKAICKGLLKVISKMGISTIRSYRGAKIFEAVGLSEELSNAYFGGISSSIGGIRLDEIAKDAIIFHDEGFIPEKIEGLLVNKGLYAYRTDGEHHAWNPETISTLQLATRLGSYKKFKEFTKMVDEKENSIFLRDFLTYKRKPISIDKVEPIENIMKRFVTGAMSYGSISREAHETMAIAMNKIHGRSNTGEGGEDSSRFIPREDGTSLRSAIKQVASGRFGVTTEYLVNADEIQIKIAQGAKPGEGGQLPGYKVDQVIAKTRHSIPGISLISPPPHHDIYSIEDLAQLIFDLKNVNPKAVIAVKLVAETGVGTIAAGVAKAKADLIVISGAEGGTGASPASSIRYAGISPELGLSETQQTLVINGLRGQIKLQTDGQLKTGRDIVLMAMLGAEEFGFATSALIVLGCVMMRKCHMNTCPVGVATQNEELRKRFHGRSEYLINFFTYLAQEVREHLAEIGFEKLDDIIGRTDLIERKADDGIEKHSLLNFSKLLANIDNGASIRHMINQDHGVSKVKDVEIIRAATDAIEKEKEMSLEYTIANTDRAVGAMLSGAIASKHGEKGLPEHTLSIKFKGSAGQSFGAFLVPGVSFKLEGEANDYLGKGLSGGRIAVLPPVRSNFEAECNTIAGNTLLYGATSGEVYINGRVGERFAVRNSGATAVVEGVGDHCCEYMTGGRVVVLGETGKNFAAGMSGGVAYVWNKKGNFDFFCNMEMVELSLIEEASYRKELHELIRQHYLYTGSKLARTILDDWGRYVDEFIQIVPIEYKKVLQEEQMRKLQQKIADMQRDY; encoded by the coding sequence ATGAAAGAAAAAGAACTTTTTAACAACGCAACAGACACAATACCTTACCAGCAACAGCCCGAGCAGCGAGGCCTATACAGTGCTGCCAACGAGCATGATGCATGTGGGGTTGGCATGTTAGTAAATATTCATGGGGGTAAATCTCATGATCTTGTTGAATCTGCATTAAAGGTGCTTGAAAACATGCGCCATCGCGGAGCAGAAGGTGCAGATAACAAAACCGGAGACGGCGCGGGCATCATGCTTCAAATTCCTCACGAATTTATTTTATTACAAGGCATTCCGGTTCCTGAAAAAGGAAAATATGGAACCGGATTATTATTCCTGCCTAAAGATGAAAAGGATCAGGCCGGCATTCTCAGTATCATTATCGAGGAAATAGAAAAGGAAGGACTTACTTTAATGCATTTAAGAAATGTTCCGACTAATCCAGTTATTCTCGGACATGACGCTTTAGCTAGCGAACCAGATATTAAACAAATATTCATCACTGGGTTTGCAGATACAAACACGGCCGAATGTAAACTATACTTAATACGTAAAAAAATAGAAAACAAAATTGAAGCGTCTTCAATTGCTACCAAAAAAGATTTTTATGTGGTTTCTCTTTCTACGAGAAACATTATATATAAGGGGATGCTTTCTTCCCTGCAATTAAGAAATTATTTTCCGGATTTAACGAATAATTATTTCACCAGCGGACTGGCGTTGGTACACTCTCGTTTCAGTACAAACACATTTCCAACCTGGAGCCTAGCACAGCCCTTCCGTTTGTTGGCCCATAACGGTGAAATCAATACCATTCGCGGCAATCGTGCATGGATGGAGGCAAGAGAGAGTGTATTGTCATCTTCGAAATTAGGAGATATCAAAGATATACATCCCATTATCCAACCGGGCATGAGTGATAGTGCTTCTCTAGATAATGTATTGGAATTCTTAATAGCTTCCGGGATGAGTCTGCCACATGCTATGGCTATGCTTGTACCTGAGTCTTTTAATGATAAGAATCCTATCAGCGATGAACTAAAAGCTTTCTACGAATATCATTCCATTCTGATGGAGCCGTGGGATGGTCCTGCTGCGCTATTATTCAGTGACGGAAGATATGCAGGTGGAATGCTAGACAGAAACGGATTGCGCCCCGCACGCTATTTAATCACTCACAACGATATGATGGTAGTGGCATCTGAAGTGGGGGTAATGGATTTTGAGCCTGCAGATATTAAAGAAAAAGGACGTTTACAACCGGGTAAAATATTATTAGTCGACACGGAAGAAGGAAAAATATATTACGATGATGAGTTGAAAGAAGTATTAGCAAAAGCTAAACCTTATCGTATGTGGCTGGCCAGCAACCGCATAGAGTTGGATGAGCTGAAAAGCGGACGTAAAGTTTCACATACGGTTGATAATTATGATCGTATGTTGCGTGCTTTCGGATATTCAAAAGAGGATATAGAGAAAATCATTACTCCGATGAGTACTACTGGTGCCGAACCAATGGCCTCTATGGGCAATGATACTCCATTAGCTGTTCTTTCAGATAAACCGCAATTATTATACAACTATTTCCGGCAGCAATTTGCTCAAGTGACAAACCCTCCTATCGACCCCATCAGAGAAGAATTAGTAATGTCTCTCACAGAATATATAGGTGCGGTGGGAATGAATATTCTGACTCCAAGTGAAAGCCATTGCAAGATGGTCTGTATCAATCATCCGATATTAAGCAATACACAACTGGACATTTTATGCAACATCAGGTATAAAGGGTTTAACACCGTTAAATTAACAATGCTGTTTGAAGTAGCTAAAGGAAAGAACGGCTTACAGGAGTCTCTAACTGATCTATGTAAAATGGCTGAGGATTCTGTCACAGAGGGAGTGAACTATATTGTGTTGACAGATCGTGGAATAGATGCTACTCATGCCGCTATTCCATCCTTACTTGCCGTTAGTGCCGTGCATCATCATCTTATTTCCGTAGGAAAGCGTGTGCAAACCGCTCTTATCGTTGAGTCGGGTGAAATTCGTGAAGTGATGCATGCCGCTCTACTTCTCGGATTTGGTGCCAGTGCTATCAATCCTTACATGGCTTTTGCCATTCTCGATAAATTGGTAAACAGTAAGAGTATCCAACTGGATTATGCTACTGCTGAAAAAAATTATACAAAAGCAATATGCAAAGGATTGCTAAAAGTTATTAGTAAAATGGGTATCAGCACAATCCGCTCCTACCGCGGTGCAAAAATATTTGAAGCTGTAGGTTTGAGTGAAGAATTAAGTAATGCTTATTTTGGAGGGATATCTTCAAGTATCGGTGGCATTCGCTTGGATGAGATAGCTAAAGATGCCATCATTTTCCATGATGAAGGTTTTATACCGGAAAAGATAGAAGGATTATTAGTAAACAAAGGTTTATATGCTTACCGTACAGATGGAGAACATCACGCATGGAATCCGGAAACTATCAGCACACTACAATTGGCTACCCGTCTGGGGAGCTATAAGAAATTCAAGGAATTCACCAAGATGGTTGATGAAAAGGAAAATTCTATCTTCCTGAGAGATTTCCTTACTTATAAACGTAAACCGATAAGCATTGACAAAGTGGAACCGATAGAGAACATCATGAAACGCTTTGTCACGGGTGCAATGTCATACGGTTCCATCAGCAGAGAAGCTCACGAAACCATGGCTATTGCAATGAACAAGATACACGGCCGCAGCAACACTGGTGAAGGAGGCGAAGATTCTTCTCGCTTCATCCCACGTGAAGACGGAACAAGCCTGCGGAGTGCTATCAAACAGGTGGCATCGGGGCGCTTCGGAGTTACCACTGAATATCTGGTTAATGCGGATGAAATTCAAATCAAAATAGCTCAGGGTGCAAAACCCGGAGAAGGTGGCCAATTGCCGGGTTACAAAGTGGATCAAGTTATTGCCAAAACAAGACATAGCATACCGGGGATTTCATTAATATCTCCTCCCCCACACCATGACATCTATTCTATCGAAGATCTGGCTCAGCTGATCTTTGACCTCAAAAATGTAAACCCAAAAGCGGTTATTGCTGTTAAACTTGTTGCAGAAACAGGTGTAGGCACAATTGCCGCAGGTGTGGCTAAAGCTAAAGCTGACCTGATTGTCATATCGGGTGCTGAAGGGGGTACAGGTGCTTCTCCCGCCTCTTCTATTCGCTACGCAGGAATATCTCCTGAACTAGGTCTTAGCGAAACTCAACAGACATTGGTTATCAACGGACTACGCGGACAGATCAAATTGCAAACAGACGGTCAGCTAAAAACCGGACGTGATATTGTACTGATGGCGATGTTGGGAGCTGAAGAATTTGGTTTCGCCACTTCGGCACTCATCGTATTAGGTTGCGTTATGATGCGCAAATGCCACATGAATACTTGTCCCGTTGGTGTCGCTACACAAAATGAAGAACTCAGAAAACGTTTCCATGGAAGAAGCGAATATCTGATAAATTTCTTCACTTACCTGGCACAAGAGGTTCGCGAACATCTTGCCGAGATAGGATTTGAAAAGTTGGATGATATTATCGGGCGTACAGATTTGATTGAACGTAAAGCCGATGACGGTATTGAAAAACATTCTTTACTGAACTTCTCTAAATTATTGGCTAACATAGATAACGGGGCATCAATACGTCACATGATCAACCAGGATCATGGCGTCTCCAAAGTTAAGGATGTAGAAATTATCCGGGCCGCTACTGATGCCATAGAAAAAGAAAAAGAAATGTCTCTGGAATATACCATAGCCAATACCGACCGTGCCGTGGGTGCCATGTTATCCGGTGCCATCGCAAGTAAGCATGGCGAGAAAGGACTTCCAGAGCATACATTAAGCATCAAGTTTAAGGGATCTGCCGGACAAAGTTTCGGGGCATTTCTGGTACCGGGTGTGAGCTTCAAATTGGAAGGCGAGGCCAATGACTATTTGGGCAAAGGTCTTAGCGGCGGACGAATAGCCGTGTTACCTCCTGTAAGAAGTAATTTTGAGGCTGAATGTAATACGATAGCCGGCAATACACTGTTATACGGAGCTACCTCGGGAGAAGTATATATAAACGGACGAGTAGGAGAACGTTTCGCAGTACGTAATTCGGGAGCAACTGCCGTTGTCGAAGGTGTAGGTGATCACTGCTGTGAATACATGACCGGTGGTCGTGTAGTTGTTCTGGGAGAAACAGGGAAAAACTTTGCAGCAGGTATGAGTGGTGGTGTAGCTTATGTATGGAACAAAAAAGGTAATTTCGACTTCTTCTGCAACATGGAAATGGTAGAGCTTTCTCTAATTGAAGAAGCTAGTTACCGCAAGGAGTTACACGAGTTAATACGTCAACATTATTTGTACACCGGTTCTAAACTGGCCCGTACAATACTTGACGACTGGGGGCGCTATGTGGATGAGTTTATCCAAATAGTCCCGATAGAATATAAGAAGGTGCTGCAAGAAGAGCAAATGCGCAAATTACAGCAAAAGATTGCCGATATGCAGAGAGATTATTAA
- the glmS gene encoding glutamine--fructose-6-phosphate transaminase (isomerizing), protein MCGIVGYIGKRDAYPILIKGLKRLEYRGYDSAGVALISNNQELNVYKTKGKVSDLENFVVQKDISGNIGIAHTRWATHGEPCSQNAHPHFSSSESLALIHNGIIENYAVLKEKLQAKGYTFKSSTDTEVLVQLIEYIKVTNKLDLLTAVQLALSQVIGAYAIAILEKNHPDEIIAARKSSPLVVGIGKDEFFLASDATPIVEYTDKVVYLEDEEIALIHRNKDFKVVNLNNVEMTPEIKSVKLNLGQLEKGGYPHFMLKEIAEQPDCIHDCMRGRINVEGSSVVLSAVIDYKEKLLNAKRFIIVACGTSWHAGLIGKHLIESFCRIPVEVEYASEFRYRDPVINSDDVVIAISQSGETADTLAAIELAKSKGAFIYGICNAIGSSIPRATNTGSYIHVGPEIGVASTKAFTGQVTVLTMLALTLAREKKTITDEEFFRIVKELNGVPAKMKEVLKLNDKIAELAKIFTYAHNFIYLGRGYNYPVALEGALKLKEISYIHAEGYPAAEMKHGPIALIDAEMPVVVIATHNGLYEKVLSNIQEIKARKGKVIALVTQGDTFISKIADFCIELPKTIECLDPLITTVPLQLLAYHIAVCKGMDVDQPRNLAKSVTVE, encoded by the coding sequence ATGTGCGGAATAGTAGGCTATATTGGTAAAAGAGATGCCTATCCCATACTTATCAAGGGGTTGAAACGACTGGAATACCGTGGGTATGATAGTGCAGGGGTAGCGTTAATCAGTAATAACCAGGAATTAAACGTTTATAAGACTAAAGGGAAAGTGTCCGATCTCGAAAATTTCGTTGTTCAAAAAGATATTTCCGGTAACATAGGCATTGCTCATACGCGTTGGGCTACACATGGAGAGCCTTGTTCCCAAAACGCTCATCCTCATTTCTCCTCTTCAGAATCACTTGCTCTTATCCATAACGGCATTATTGAAAACTATGCTGTTCTCAAAGAAAAACTTCAGGCTAAAGGTTATACATTTAAAAGCAGTACCGATACAGAGGTACTCGTTCAACTTATTGAATACATCAAAGTAACCAATAAGCTTGATTTACTAACAGCTGTTCAGCTTGCATTGAGTCAGGTAATAGGAGCTTATGCAATTGCTATATTGGAAAAAAATCATCCGGATGAGATTATTGCGGCTCGCAAAAGCAGTCCATTAGTTGTCGGCATCGGGAAGGATGAATTCTTTTTGGCATCAGATGCTACTCCTATTGTAGAGTATACGGATAAAGTGGTGTACTTAGAAGATGAAGAGATCGCCCTGATTCATCGTAATAAAGACTTTAAAGTGGTGAATCTTAATAATGTAGAGATGACACCTGAAATTAAGAGTGTGAAACTTAATTTGGGGCAATTAGAAAAGGGTGGCTATCCGCATTTCATGCTGAAGGAAATAGCCGAGCAACCCGATTGCATTCATGATTGCATGCGTGGTCGTATTAACGTTGAGGGCTCAAGCGTAGTGCTTTCTGCTGTAATAGATTATAAAGAGAAGTTGCTTAATGCAAAGCGTTTTATTATTGTTGCTTGCGGAACGTCGTGGCATGCCGGATTAATTGGTAAGCATTTGATAGAAAGTTTTTGCCGTATCCCTGTGGAGGTAGAGTATGCATCCGAGTTTCGATACCGTGATCCGGTCATCAATTCAGATGATGTTGTCATTGCTATCTCTCAATCGGGCGAGACAGCTGATACGTTGGCTGCCATAGAGTTGGCAAAGAGTAAAGGAGCTTTTATCTATGGTATATGTAATGCCATTGGTTCTTCTATTCCGCGTGCTACAAACACCGGTTCGTATATACATGTTGGTCCTGAAATAGGTGTAGCATCTACAAAAGCTTTTACAGGGCAGGTAACCGTACTCACTATGTTAGCTCTGACACTTGCCAGAGAGAAGAAAACAATCACTGATGAAGAATTCTTTCGAATAGTGAAAGAACTTAATGGTGTTCCTGCTAAGATGAAAGAGGTACTGAAATTGAACGATAAAATAGCTGAATTAGCTAAAATATTCACATATGCTCATAACTTCATCTATTTAGGTCGCGGATATAATTATCCGGTGGCATTAGAGGGGGCGTTGAAGCTTAAGGAAATATCTTATATACATGCCGAGGGTTATCCCGCAGCAGAAATGAAGCATGGACCCATTGCGTTGATTGATGCTGAAATGCCTGTAGTTGTCATTGCTACTCATAATGGGCTATACGAAAAAGTGCTCAGTAATATTCAGGAGATTAAAGCACGTAAGGGCAAGGTTATAGCTCTGGTAACACAGGGCGATACCTTTATAAGTAAGATAGCCGATTTTTGTATCGAATTGCCGAAAACAATAGAATGTCTCGATCCGTTAATTACCACTGTGCCGCTTCAATTACTTGCTTATCACATAGCTGTGTGCAAAGGTATGGATGTTGATCAGCCCAGAAATCTGGCAAAATCAGTAACAGTGGAATGA
- a CDS encoding amidophosphoribosyltransferase, giving the protein MEQLKHECGVAMIRLLKPLEYYQQKYGTWMYGLNKLYLLMEKQHNRGQEGAGLACVKLESNPGEEYMFRERALGSGAITEIFGNVQSYFKDIAPDLLSNADYAKRCLPFAGEVYMGHLRYSTTGKSGITYVHPFLRRNNWRAKNLALCGNFNMTNVDEIFSKITAIGQHPRKYADTYIMLEQMGHRLDREVERLYRACEDEGLTGMDITHQIEERIDLSNVLKTTTKEWDGGYVVSGMTGSGESFAVRDPWGIRPAFWYMDDEVAVLASERPVIQTAFNVPVESIKELQPGEAIILNKAGKMHLSQINKVQEIRSCSFERIYFSRGSDVDIYKERKRLGEKLVEPILKAINHDVEHTVFSFIPNTAEVAFYGMLEGFDNYLNELKVQRIEALKHNPTHEELEKILSMRIRSEKVAIKDIKLRTFIAEGNSRNDLAAHVYDITYGSLKPHEDNLVIIDDSIVRGTTLKQSIIGILDRLNPKKIVIVSSSPQVRFPDYYGIDMARMNEFIAFKAAVELLKERDMKDVIERAYNKAKEQLRLPKEQMVNYVKEIYAPYTDEEISAKMVELLTPKGTHAKVEIVYQHLEGLHEACPNHRGDWYFSGDYPTPGGVKMVNEAFIDYIEQVYQF; this is encoded by the coding sequence ATGGAACAGTTGAAACATGAATGTGGCGTTGCCATGATTCGCTTACTTAAGCCCCTGGAATATTATCAGCAAAAATACGGGACTTGGATGTACGGTTTGAATAAGCTCTATCTTCTGATGGAGAAACAACATAACCGTGGGCAAGAGGGTGCTGGTTTGGCATGTGTCAAGTTAGAGTCTAATCCAGGAGAAGAGTATATGTTTCGTGAGCGTGCTTTGGGGTCGGGAGCCATTACCGAGATATTTGGTAATGTGCAAAGCTATTTTAAAGATATTGCGCCGGATTTACTAAGCAATGCTGATTATGCAAAGCGATGCCTGCCTTTTGCCGGAGAGGTTTATATGGGGCATTTAAGATACAGCACTACGGGGAAATCGGGTATAACATATGTACACCCTTTCTTACGGCGAAACAATTGGCGGGCTAAAAATCTGGCTTTGTGCGGGAACTTTAATATGACGAATGTGGATGAAATCTTCTCGAAGATTACTGCCATTGGTCAGCATCCACGTAAGTATGCCGATACCTATATTATGCTCGAACAGATGGGGCATCGACTGGATAGGGAGGTCGAACGTTTATATCGTGCGTGCGAAGATGAAGGTTTGACCGGAATGGATATAACTCATCAAATAGAGGAACGTATTGATCTGTCCAATGTTCTTAAAACGACAACCAAGGAATGGGACGGCGGCTATGTGGTTTCCGGAATGACAGGTAGCGGTGAATCTTTTGCTGTACGCGATCCTTGGGGCATTCGCCCTGCTTTTTGGTATATGGATGATGAGGTTGCTGTCTTAGCCTCTGAGCGTCCGGTTATTCAAACAGCTTTTAATGTTCCGGTAGAATCAATCAAAGAACTTCAGCCCGGCGAAGCCATTATTTTGAATAAAGCGGGCAAGATGCATCTTTCTCAAATAAATAAAGTCCAAGAAATCAGATCATGCTCTTTTGAGCGCATCTATTTTTCACGTGGTAGTGATGTCGACATATATAAAGAGAGAAAGAGGCTGGGAGAGAAACTGGTGGAACCGATATTGAAAGCCATTAATCATGATGTAGAACATACTGTTTTTTCTTTCATTCCTAATACTGCTGAAGTGGCTTTTTATGGTATGCTTGAGGGATTTGATAATTATTTAAATGAACTTAAGGTGCAGCGTATCGAGGCTTTAAAGCATAATCCTACGCATGAGGAGTTGGAGAAGATTCTTTCTATGCGCATACGTAGTGAAAAAGTGGCGATAAAAGATATTAAACTTCGCACGTTTATAGCTGAAGGTAACAGTCGCAACGACTTAGCTGCACATGTTTATGATATTACGTATGGTAGTTTGAAGCCTCATGAAGATAATCTGGTGATCATTGATGATAGTATTGTGCGTGGAACCACATTGAAGCAGAGTATTATAGGTATTCTGGACCGTTTGAATCCTAAAAAGATTGTTATTGTTTCTTCTTCACCGCAAGTACGTTTTCCCGATTATTATGGTATTGACATGGCCCGAATGAATGAATTCATTGCTTTTAAAGCAGCTGTTGAACTACTCAAAGAAAGAGATATGAAAGACGTCATTGAACGTGCATATAATAAGGCGAAAGAACAACTCAGATTACCTAAAGAGCAGATGGTGAATTATGTGAAGGAAATATATGCACCTTATACTGATGAAGAGATTTCTGCTAAAATGGTAGAGCTTCTTACACCCAAAGGTACACATGCCAAAGTCGAAATAGTCTATCAGCACTTGGAAGGGTTGCATGAGGCTTGTCCGAATCACAGAGGCGATTGGTATTTTAGCGGCGATTATCCGACTCCTGGAGGTGTGAAGATGGTGAATGAGGCGTTTATAGATTATATTGAACAGGTATATCAATTTTAA
- the carA gene encoding glutamine-hydrolyzing carbamoyl-phosphate synthase small subunit produces the protein MQQRNVTLILDDGSRFHGKSFGYEKPVAGEVVFNTAMTGYPESLTDPSYAGQLMTLTYPLIGNYGVPPLMLESNGLSTFMESERIHAEAIIVSDYSCEYSHWNAQESLSEWLKREHIPGITGIDTRELTKVLREHGVMMGKIIFDDDAQNVPEAIYSGVNYVDKVSCKKVIRYNEGEDKKKVVLVDCGVKSNIIRCFLKRDVEVIRVPWNYDFTVLQYDGLFISNGPGDPDTCDAAVQNIRKAMQNPKLPIFGICMGNQLLSKAGGATIYKLKYGHRSHNQPVRMVGTNRCFITSQNHGYAVDNNTLGVDWEPLFINMNDGSNEGIRHKSNPWFSAQFHPEAASGPKDTEFLFDEFVNLLK, from the coding sequence ATGCAACAAAGAAATGTAACTTTAATCCTTGACGACGGGAGCCGTTTCCACGGGAAGTCGTTTGGCTACGAGAAGCCAGTGGCAGGTGAAGTAGTTTTTAATACAGCCATGACCGGATATCCGGAAAGTTTAACTGATCCTTCTTATGCCGGCCAATTAATGACACTTACCTATCCATTGATTGGTAACTATGGAGTTCCGCCTCTTATGTTGGAGTCTAATGGGTTATCCACTTTTATGGAAAGTGAGAGGATTCATGCCGAAGCTATAATTGTGAGCGACTATTCTTGTGAATATAGTCATTGGAATGCTCAGGAGAGCCTTTCTGAATGGCTAAAGCGTGAACATATTCCCGGCATAACCGGCATTGATACACGTGAACTCACCAAAGTTCTTCGCGAACATGGTGTAATGATGGGCAAGATTATTTTTGACGATGATGCTCAAAATGTACCAGAGGCAATTTATAGTGGAGTGAACTATGTTGATAAGGTCTCTTGCAAAAAGGTGATTCGCTATAATGAAGGTGAAGATAAGAAAAAAGTCGTGCTCGTTGATTGTGGAGTAAAAAGCAATATCATTCGGTGTTTCCTTAAACGGGATGTAGAGGTGATTCGTGTACCTTGGAATTATGATTTCACCGTTTTACAATATGATGGATTATTTATTAGTAACGGGCCGGGTGATCCTGATACGTGTGATGCTGCTGTGCAAAACATACGTAAAGCTATGCAGAATCCTAAATTACCCATCTTTGGAATATGTATGGGGAATCAATTACTCTCTAAGGCCGGAGGCGCTACAATTTATAAATTGAAATACGGTCATCGTAGTCATAACCAGCCGGTACGTATGGTAGGCACTAACCGTTGTTTTATTACCAGTCAGAACCACGGTTATGCAGTAGATAATAATACGTTGGGAGTTGATTGGGAGCCGCTTTTTATTAATATGAACGATGGGTCTAACGAAGGAATCAGGCACAAATCAAATCCTTGGTTCTCGGCTCAGTTTCACCCTGAAGCAGCAAGTGGGCCTAAAGATACCGAATTTTTGTTCGATGAGTTTGTTAACCTGCTAAAATAA